In Takifugu flavidus isolate HTHZ2018 chromosome 1, ASM371156v2, whole genome shotgun sequence, the DNA window ttttttttagaagcaGACTTTATTTATACCCACAGAGGGTTTACTGGTTACACAAGATGCAAGCAGTTTCCCATAAACACTCACTGGGGGAGGTGCCAGAGAGCTGGATGCTAATTTTGGTCTGCAACGGGGgtttgaacccagaaccctgcGACTCCCACCTACAGCCTGGGCAACAGAACCAATCCATTAAGGCCTCAGATGAATGTGACAGAAGCAGGGCGGCGTGTGTGGCGGCGAGTCGAGCGCCATGTTTACAGCCGAAACAGAAACAGGGCAGAATTATTGCGAGGCCAAACCGGCGGGTCACTTGGAGAACGCTCCACCGATCAGCTCGGAATAAACAGTTGGAGGGCTTCTCTTTTCAACCGGAGCCACAAATCACACGAGGAGACTAAACCAGCAGACTTTATTTGGCTAACACGTAACCGGCGGCGCTTCAGTTTATGCTAAGAGCACTCAGGAACCTCACGGGTTTGACAGATGCTTTACTGTCACAACGGACTTCCCTTAGCTGCTTTGATGCTGCTTTGATGTCCACCACACGTTGCTAATTAACTATGTCGTGGCTTTTTCTGTCGAAGTTAAAGGTCGGCAACGTAGTCGACACGACGGCGTCGTTAGCTCGTTAGCAATAGCGGATGCATCATCCTCAAacgtttttatatatatcaagagtttattcttttatttttcttctctcaaaGTACAAAGTTGGTCTTCTTTCACTTGCGCCCGCCGTTGGCATAGCTCTGCGGCGGCCCCCGGCAGTGCAGCTCCTTGTCCAGCTCTCGCAGTTGCTCCAGGAAGCCCGAGTTTGGCGAGACGTTCCTGTTGGCGCTCACTGCCTTGATGGCGTCCGCCAGGGTCATGCCCTCGTGGATCATCAGGTAGGCCAGGACCAAGGTGGACGAGCGGCTCAGCCCCATGGCGCAGTGGACCAACACTTTACCTGCGGGTCAGCGCAACACAAGAACTCactccgctgctcctccagcagctccgctACTAAACATGCCGCCATGCGACGACTGGATTAACGCGGCGAACTTCATCGCGACGTCTAATTTGTTACTGCGTCGTGGATTAAAGGCCGTGCCCATCACGGAGAGGAGTACTTCTGCCTCCCGAGTAAAAGTTTTCAACAATGTTGCAACAAATGTTTCTACACGCGGTAATCCCCGCTTCCTTATCGGCCCCCAGGATTAGGGGGCACGGGAGCGCGTAATTGAACTGTCTTCGGCGTCTGTGTATTTCTGCCGGGGATTACTGAGGGCCCCCGCCACACACTGGAGCCCCCGATCAGCCAGCGTGTGAACGAGGGGGCCTCGTCTTATTACTGTCATGTCAGACACCGACTCGACTTTGCCGAACAGCCGAGCGCACAAACCTAATTGTATAATTTACACGTCcggtaaaaaaaaagggttgcTTGCGAATTTCCAGGGCGATACCTTTAAATCCAAGTCCCCTGGCTAGGTTCTGAGCTTACGAGGAGATATTAGCAAGAtcttgtgtttgctgtgtttcatttccattttaatgacaAACACAGGAAAGGGCTCCGCTAATCGGACCTGACTCGCAACCTCAAGGAGCAAAATGGCCATTGTAGCGTGATGAATTCCTCACCTGTGGGCGAGCTCACAGCGTTCTTGATGAAATTAGCTGCCGGGTAAAAGAAGGGCCTCAAATTAAAGGATGGCATGTCAAACGCTTCCACTCCATGATAAGTGATTTTGGTGTCTCTGTAGAAACTGGGCCCCGTGTTAACGTTGAATTTCCCATCAGCGGCGTTGAGTACGTGAGTGATGTGATGAGCCTGGAGAGTCCTTTTGTCTTTGGCAGCATAcctggattaaaaaaacaaagttcaactttatatatacacattaaCGCATGAGTCCTGATGCCAGCTGCCTCAAACTGAACCACTGAGAGGTTGTTAAGTGGTTACTATTGAGATTTGTACTTGTCTTCTCTAGTGTAACAGTGAAAAAAAGGGTCGCCTAAGTATGAAAAGGTTACCATGCTAGCTTGGTAGCATATCAAATGCACCAATTTCTACATCAGGATATTAAGCCcagctagcatgttagcatgcacAAACTGCTAGTTTGAATTCAACAACATGCAAGCGAATGCTAATTTACAACAGAACTCTCAGAGTTGCTAAAAATAACCTTGATGGATGAATTACACTTGTTAACAAATTGGTTTATTTtgggcttttttggggggggggggggacccaggATGACCAAAtccaatttattatttttatgtgATGAGCCTTTCGTTTGTGGCACTCCGTCAGATTTTAATTAGCATGCCTcgttaaaaatgttgtttttaacatCCTCACATGTCTCCTATGTAGATCCTGGGCTGGACCTCGTCCAGGTGGCCGCTGGTCCCTTTCTTCGTCCACATCAGCCTCTGGAGCTCTGCGGCCGGGGGGGTTTCGTACCTGCCCTCTGCCCCCTCGCGGCTCACCAAGCGCTGGAGACCTCTGGACATGTCTGGAAgcctctgctctgcttttcCAGCCTGTCGCACAAAAGCGGAACATCCGTTATCTTTAACGGGGTGTTTACCAAGATCTCCGCTAATGGCCTTCTTGTTTTAGCTATCACAGACAGAgctaaaataataaatactgCCATTAGAGCATCAGCTGTGGGCACCTATAGCCCTTAAAGATCTCCTAAATACATCATCGAGTCCACTCttctgcagcaaagcagcacgAGAACCTGTAATTGCAAGATGCCCCCGTGATGCACTCATCTTATCTTCGCTCAGTCGGACTTGGTGGGTTTATTTATCTCCAGAGATGCAGAAAATTGTTATTCCAGGCCTGTAAACAACacctcttcatctcctgcagGCGAACCTAACCTGTGCATTCACAGTTTACACCTCCGAGAGACTCTGCGCTGTATACATTAGcatccattttctgctgctgcgggCTGAGGACGCTCAAATGATGAGCATGTGTTGTGATGCTGTGGAAACATGATGGCAGACGGGCTTCTCTTAGCATCCCGCTGCTATCAGGGGCCCTCAGCTCAGCACTTGAGGTCCTGGGACTCATTGTCCCTTGCTCGAGCCGGGCACACGGAGGCGCACTCCCACCTCACGACGGGTGCATGTGGAGTGCAACGCGCTGGCGTCTTCGCCTACCTCGAGGCTCTTCCTTCTCATTGATCCTTCTTCTCCCTCCCACCGTCAGGGCAGAGGAGTGATTTCCCCGGCGCAAACGTCAAGTTGCAGCGCCGCTTTCACGACCTCAGGCTAACCCGGGCTTCCTGCCTCACTTCCGTGTAATTAAAGATGTTCTGCATGCGCGGGGAACGTGCCCACGGTGAACACGGAGGGCAGATGAagatcccttttttccctcctccaggcctttATCCTCTTGGATGTGAATCACGCGGATTTGTGGGCGGATtaataaaagaataaagtgCTGCAATTTGTCAAGATGTGCAATACTGACAAAGTGCtttataaatacaataaatgaaCACATTGGGGCTTTTATAGGTAGTTTGCTCACTCATAAATAATTTCCAAGACTGACTTCACCTGTAATAAATCTAGAAAAGCACTTGCCTTGACTGGAATCGCTGCTTTTCAAGGCGTCTCTTGTAGCGTCTGCGTTTGCCTCGGTTAGCTACCCTGCAACCTTTTTTGCTATTTTAACATCTGAGCCCGAAAATACTTTTGGCGTCGTCTTCTGCGTTTCCTAAAGGTTACCCCAGCTACCAGCGCAGGAGGGAGCACGGGACCAGTGAATACCGGGAGAACAAGAGCAGCGCCGTCGTGTTCGGGCCCAAATATGCTGTAGATTCTCACCACAGCCAAAAATCCACCCCCAAAAACGTGTTTAATGTCAGATTTCAGGAGTCGTAGTGACGTTTCTGATCCAACCTTATGTGTGGAGCATCTCAagaatgaaggaatgaaatgtgtttttctatgGATTGTAGGTTTTTCTTCAAAAttgccataaaaaaaaaacattggttcaaaataaaacaggaaaaacattcAACGgcaaaaaaggggagaaaaaagttTCTTTTTGACAAAAAAGTTAAATTCTGACCttatcatcattatttttattccaacatcaattccaaaggaaaaaaagttgTTCGTGATGACAGGATCTTTGGTCCTTTCTGTTATAAATTTTAATGAGCTCAGAACTTCTTTACATGCTGTTAACGAGCATAACGCATGCCGAGATGCTAATCATGTATGCTACGTATGTTCAACAAATAGG includes these proteins:
- the LOC130538175 gene encoding dual specificity phosphatase 29-like translates to MSRGLQRLVSREGAEGRYETPPAAELQRLMWTKKGTSGHLDEVQPRIYIGDMYAAKDKRTLQAHHITHVLNAADGKFNVNTGPSFYRDTKITYHGVEAFDMPSFNLRPFFYPAANFIKNAVSSPTGKVLVHCAMGLSRSSTLVLAYLMIHEGMTLADAIKAVSANRNVSPNSGFLEQLRELDKELHCRGPPQSYANGGRK